TCGTCATAGAATTGTTAGACGGGCAAGTAGTGCTGGTGAAAGTAACTCTTGCCGAAATAATGCAAGACGTAGAGTCAATGACTTTGTCCAGCACGGTTCCCAAAGGGAAGTGAAAAGTAGTTCTGGAACTGATGTGGGCAATATCAGTCCTTACCCAGAATCTTCAGAAGAGCTGACCATTGATGATATAGAGCATGTCTATGATAATATAAGTTATGAAGATTTAAAACTGATGGGTCTGACTAGAAGGGAAGAGTCTGGTCACAGTTCCCAAAGATCTACTAGAGACACTCTCtacaaaagccaaaacaaaagcaGCTTGGTGGAAGCAGCCTCTGAAAAAAGGCAGGCAAATCAAAATAGGACCTCCATTCTTGCTAGTAAAGATGAAATCCTACTCAGAAGAGAGGCACCAACTTTAAGTTCACATGAGCTCAGGATTGTTGAGGAGAACATCTATGACACCATAGTGCTTCCAGAACCACCACTGTTGAATTTCAAATGCAACCGCCTTAAATGCTCTAAAAGGAGGAGTTTTTTGGGCCTGGAAACAGACTTTGCATGTTGTGATAATCTAAGGCAGTTTGTTTCTGAAGAGAGTCTCCAGTTCAGTGAAGATGAAAGTCCATATCATCATGTTCCTTTAGATAATGACTATTTGAGCTTAGTAGATAGCTCCTCCAACTCTGATTCCCTCTCCCACAAGTCTGCAGCTGATAAATTATCTGAAGAAGTAGATGAGATCTGGAATGACCTGGAAAATTACATCAAGAAGAATGAAGAAAAGACAAGAGACCATGTCCTGGCAGCCTTTCCTGTTTGTAAAGATGACATGCAGGAAAGACTCCATGTTGGAAGTACTCCTGAACTGAGTAAAGATGTGGAATATTCACTTTCCACACTCTCACTGCCAGAAACGCCTGTTTTCCGTAAAACTTTGAAACACAGGGTAGCCAGATTAAGTGAGGCCAGTCTCAGATTTGATGAAGCAACATCATCGAAAGATAATTCATTTCTGAGTCTTAACAGATCTTCCTTCTCCAGTGAGTTGCCTTTTATAGACAGCCCTTATGAATCTGCCAATAGTATTTTATCCAATGCACATACAGAGAGCGCTGACAATGAAATGGATATTgtagataaaacaaaaaacagagtaTTTATGATGGCAAGGCAATACAGTCAAAAAATTAAGAAGGCCAATCAGCTTTTGAAGGTAAAAAGTCCAGAGCAGGAACAGCCATCCAGCCAGcaacagaaactgaggcacaaagatctTGCAGCCATTTTGGAGGAGAAGAAACAAGGTGGTCCTGCCATTGGTATGTTAAAAATATTGTCCTCCTtaatctctctccccaccctgtcTTCCCCCAATAGATTTCTTTAATAATGTTCTGGTGAAATTTACATATTGATTTAAAATGCTATAACCCTGATCACCTCTTGATCTACCAGTTGGATGATGATGACCATATTACCTTTAATGTGTTACCACTGAGATTAAATTGAGTTCTTTATGTAACTTTAGTGCAAAAAGGATATAAATGCAATTctatattaagaacaaaatttTGCCATTCATTCAtagaagagaagaggaaagaatGGACCAATGTCCGCCATCTTGCTTTCACAGGACAGGTCGGTTCAGGATAGCCTGGGAGTAGAAGTGTGATCCTggacattcaattttttttatttttttttaaataaaaattttcttGCTTAGGGGGGTCTGCAGATTTCAGCTGAGAAGGGGGCATAGTCACTCCTTCTCTGTGCTCCCTTGAGCAGTAGAATACCATCCATCACAAAAGCCAGGTTCAGCTCCTTTATAGAAACTTCCTGTTTGTTGCTTGCAAGCATGGGGTTGGGGTCAAGGAAGAAAAAGTCTCAGTCTTTACCCCTTTCTAGAGCACCTGCACTGTGGATGGAACAACAGAAGCTTCCTGTGAGAAATTTTTCCATGGACGATTTTAAAATAAGTTGGGGACTTGGATTCAGCAAACTCCCAGTCACCAGCGTGTGTGCATTCTCATTGTAtctatagaatttttaaaaatacagatatcTTATTTATCACATCTGATGCAGTTTTCAGGATGCTCTTAAAGATCAGATTTTTaccagcaaaaaatatccaccaaaTACAATATAGTACGTTCTGTGCTCCATTATGGTGCATTGTGTGACATGGCATCATCAGTCAGTGGTGGTGATTCATCAGAACGATACGATGTTGAAAAACGTGAGAACAGCAGACCTTGCAGCCACTATAGCAATATGACTCTCGCAGTGGGAGAGCCTCAGAGTTGGGATAAACATCCCAAGATGCAGATGTTTAATCAAATCTCCGAGGTTCCCGGCACACTGCATGACCCTATTCCCCCATAGCTATCCCTTCCCTTGGTAACTTCTGGGAGGAGCCCCAGTGGCCTGCTACCCTGGCTGGTGTGAACTGAAGGCAACCTATAGGCCTGCGCCCTCTGGCATCTTTCTGAAGCATGTTCCTCTCTCCTCTATTTCCAGCCCTTCCATGGGGGCATctcccatctctttctctctctgccaccTTTGATGGATtccatttcctcctcttcttccctcttCCACAAATGCAGGAGTCttcccccctcatccccctccacaCCTGGCACCTGTTCTCTCTTTGTTGGAGGGGTTGCAGGCTGCCTCCATTCCTATGACAGCCAGCACAGGAGCAATGAACAATTGTAGGAGAAGACTCAGCCTCTTGTTGCCCAGATACAATAGAAGGAGGAGACTTTAGTGACCAAAGGTGAAAGCACTGTAGTGAAATATTCTTCCCAATCAGCCACTTAAGACAGGGCAAAAAACTGGGAGTGTTCCACCCCCAAATGGGGATGTTACCAGTATGCCTTAGTGTTATAGTCATTTAATCTATTTCTTAGAGGTTctaaactgtggtccatggagcaCTTGCTGGTGATCTGCGGAGGGCTGACTAGGCACGTGGTACTGGctcttcctctcctttccccagctGCTCAGTCACTGTTGAAATACAGCTAAAAATATATCACTTTCCTAATGTTACTTTTCCATGTATGGACTTGCTGCCAGAGGTCTGGGATGAAAGGTGATCTATATGACTGCAAATGAAAGGAGAGGTATCCCTGCCACACTGTGTGTTTTTTAAGACTGAGAATGTCTGAAGTATCAAAATCAGTAGATAGAAGAAAATATATATGTGAAATAgttttcttttaagaagaaataAATACTCCAGCAACTTTGAAATGGTGAACTAAAAAAGAGAACCGAACTACTTGATATTTTGCAGTAGCAATGTTTTTAACAGTTACATAAGTTATCTCTTCATAACTACAGATCAAATTGATGCTGGCATCTTATTCCCAGAATGTCTGGTACATAGTTGTTCACGGTTTTGTCACAAAACATTTCATGCTTGTCAGTTCCATGTTTTAGTATAATGAATGACTGTGTACATGTCACTGATCTGAAATGTTGGAGTCTAGAATTGCATTGTTTTGTCAACTGTAAGGATGAAAAATGTTGATTATAATGGTCAAGGACAAAGATTTAAAAGGGTTAGTTTGAAACTTTAATTTTCATATAACTTGTGTTTTACACTGTTGTTAATTTTGACTAGTTTATATATTTCTCTTCTCCAGGTGCCAGAATTGCTGAATATTCCCAGCTTTATGACCAGATAGTTTTTAGAGAGACTTCACCCAAAATGCAAAAGGATACATGGGCCACTCCTCAGAAACCATCAGCCTTAAGGTATTCATCCCCAGTGTCAATATCTCCTTCTCATTCTCAGTTAGCTAGTGAACGCTTAAGGGCAGAGGACTGGCTTTTGCATTCTACGTATAGCAATGGAGAACTAGCTGATTTCTCTCCCTGGCCCGAAGTCCAAGATCTGAAGTCAAAGAGCTCCCCTGTTGAGAGCGGTACAAAAAGCAATCCAAGACCATTGCCATCAGCTTGCTCAGTTCCTTCCCTTCAGATTTCTACACATCTGCATGTCCCAGCACAGAGGTGGAGTGCTATTATTAGTCAGCCTAACAAAGAGAATTTACACCAAGATCACATTTATAACTCACTAGGAAGGAAAGCAAATCATACAAAATCACAAGCATATAGCAGGTCACAgtcttcttcctcaattgtggtcAACAGGTCTGAGGAACCAATAACTTACCTAAATGAAATGGACAAGAAACAGCTGTACTCAAATAGAAACTTTATATCTGACAGTCAGGAGTCTGTGCCAAGTGCTGCTTCAGGATTCACAGTATGTGATGTGAAGAAGCAGTTCCCTGAAAACTGTTCAGAGATGATTCTTCAAGACTCTCAAAAAGTTCTGAGAGTGAACAAGAACTCGCCACTAAATGCACAAATAGCTACGCAGAACTATTTTTCTAATTTCAAAGATACTGAAGGAGGagaagaggatgatgatgatgactatGTTGAAATAAAGTCTGAAGATGAGGGATCTGACTTAGAGACTTCTCAGAACCAAACAAAGAAATCAGACCCAAAGATAAACAATGTAGACTCTGCTTCTTCTGAGACTCTCTGTAGCAAAAGCATGTCTTGTACTCCTGCAAAACCAGTGAATAGCAAACTTGCCCTTACCCCGTACCTGACTGCATACAATGATTCAGATAAACTGAATGACTACCTGTGGAGAGTTCCATCTCCTAATCAGCAGAATATTGTCCAGTCTTTAAGGGAAAAGTTTCAGTGTCTTAGCTCAAGTAGCTTTGCTTGACACTTTCAATAATTTCTAATTGTACTGCCTTAACATGTCAGAGTATAGATTAGTACAACCA
The genomic region above belongs to Caretta caretta isolate rCarCar2 chromosome 3, rCarCar1.hap1, whole genome shotgun sequence and contains:
- the PLEKHG1 gene encoding pleckstrin homology domain-containing family G member 1 isoform X2, giving the protein MPDKTPGGSEAIPRNEDDYHLPLDVLPAVTEGPGPRSTKEDVCRGNRPSRYCGINTMELSDSDRPVSFSSTSSSVSSRDSHCSFGSRMTLVSNSHLGLFNQDKEAGAIKLELIPARQFSSNELQRYNPTEQQNTKESPEKRPNMPRKAESKGTNKNCAMSLVTEPTSPKLLYVDRVVQEILETERTYVQDLKSIVKDYLDCITDQSKLSLGTEERSALFGNIQDIYHFNSELLQDLKNCENDPVAIAECFVSKSEDFHIYTQYCTNYPRSVAVLTECMRNKTLAKFFRERQEALQHSLPLGSYLLKPVQRILKYHLLLHEIENHLDKDTEGYDVVLDAIDTMQRVAWHINDMKRKHEHAIRLQEIQSLLTNWKGPDLTSYGELVLEGTFRIQRAKNERTLFLFDKLLLITKKREEMFTYKAHILCGNLMLVEVIPKEPLSFSVFHYKNPKMQHTVQAKSQQDKRLWILHLKRLILENHPAKIPAKAKQAILEMDAIHHPGFHYTPEGEMKASYNSKEGLTPRRVRRKSEPSSRVHKVMKPSEISPEMHKRSSIEGALLSQAAKLGSSEALLSSRKKGSLNLSGLVNEFQGSIEPAYSSDQDENLHPRATEQIDADDEEECEQGTQQNSQQKPKGGRKRLNSQAAENVEKRRSVNLNKCEMQSSKDPSDEESTQLNTDLSFSCSARQPSRQFSTPQNNSLIMDILGGTTTERNIWTDHQIRQALFPSRRPPQENEDDDDDYQMFVPSVSTSNSSSIVCEERGASGRPCSWHVGLINQNEISGSSRHRIVRRASSAGESNSCRNNARRRVNDFVQHGSQREVKSSSGTDVGNISPYPESSEELTIDDIEHVYDNISYEDLKLMGLTRREESGHSSQRSTRDTLYKSQNKSSLVEAASEKRQANQNRTSILASKDEILLRREAPTLSSHELRIVEENIYDTIVLPEPPLLNFKCNRLKCSKRRSFLGLETDFACCDNLRQFVSEESLQFSEDESPYHHVPLDNDYLSLVDSSSNSDSLSHKSAADKLSEEVDEIWNDLENYIKKNEEKTRDHVLAAFPVCKDDMQERLHVGSTPELSKDVEYSLSTLSLPETPVFRKTLKHRVARLSEASLRFDEATSSKDNSFLSLNRSSFSSELPFIDSPYESANSILSNAHTESADNEMDIVDKTKNRVFMMARQYSQKIKKANQLLKVKSPEQEQPSSQQQKLRHKDLAAILEEKKQGGPAIGARIAEYSQLYDQIVFRETSPKMQKDTWATPQKPSALRYSSPVSISPSHSQLASERLRAEDWLLHSTYSNGELADFSPWPEVQDLKSKSSPVESGTKSNPRPLPSACSVPSLQISTHLHVPAQRWSAIISQPNKENLHQDHIYNSLGRKANHTKSQAYSRSQSSSSIVVNRSEEPITYLNEMDKKQLYSNRNFISDSQESVPSAASGFTVCDVKKQFPENCSEMILQDSQKVLRVNKNSPLNAQIATQNYFSNFKDTEGGEEDDDDDYVEIKSEDEGSDLETSQNQTKKSDPKINNVDSASSETLCSKSMSCTPAKPVNSKLALTPYLTAYNDSDKLNDYLWRVPSPNQQNIVQSLREKFQCLSSSSFA
- the PLEKHG1 gene encoding pleckstrin homology domain-containing family G member 1 isoform X3 yields the protein MPTDDYHLPLDVLPAVTEGPGPRSTKEDVCRGNRPSRYCGINTMELSDSDRPVSFSSTSSSVSSRDSHCSFGSRMTLVSNSHLGLFNQDKEAGAIKLELIPARQFSSNELQRYNPTEQQNTKESPEKRPNMPRKAESKGTNKNCAMSLVTEPTSPKLLYVDRVVQEILETERTYVQDLKSIVKDYLDCITDQSKLSLGTEERSALFGNIQDIYHFNSELLQDLKNCENDPVAIAECFVSKSEDFHIYTQYCTNYPRSVAVLTECMRNKTLAKFFRERQEALQHSLPLGSYLLKPVQRILKYHLLLHEIENHLDKDTEGYDVVLDAIDTMQRVAWHINDMKRKHEHAIRLQEIQSLLTNWKGPDLTSYGELVLEGTFRIQRAKNERTLFLFDKLLLITKKREEMFTYKAHILCGNLMLVEVIPKEPLSFSVFHYKNPKMQHTVQAKSQQDKRLWILHLKRLILENHPAKIPAKAKQAILEMDAIHHPGFHYTPEGEMKASYNSKEGLTPRRVRRKSEPSSRVHKVMKPSEISPEMHKRSSIEGALLSQAAKLGSSEALLSSRKKGSLNLSGLVNEFQGSIEPAYSSDQDENLHPRATEQIDADDEEECEQGTQQNSQQKPKGGRKRLNSQAAENVEKRRSVNLNKCEMQSSKDPSDEESTQLNTDLSFSCSARQPSRQFSTPQNNSLIMDILGGTTTERNIWTDHQIRQALFPSRRPPQENEDDDDDYQMFVPSVSTSNSSSIVCEERGASGRPCSWHVGLINQNEISGSSRHRIVRRASSAGESNSCRNNARRRVNDFVQHGSQREVKSSSGTDVGNISPYPESSEELTIDDIEHVYDNISYEDLKLMGLTRREESGHSSQRSTRDTLYKSQNKSSLVEAASEKRQANQNRTSILASKDEILLRREAPTLSSHELRIVEENIYDTIVLPEPPLLNFKCNRLKCSKRRSFLGLETDFACCDNLRQFVSEESLQFSEDESPYHHVPLDNDYLSLVDSSSNSDSLSHKSAADKLSEEVDEIWNDLENYIKKNEEKTRDHVLAAFPVCKDDMQERLHVGSTPELSKDVEYSLSTLSLPETPVFRKTLKHRVARLSEASLRFDEATSSKDNSFLSLNRSSFSSELPFIDSPYESANSILSNAHTESADNEMDIVDKTKNRVFMMARQYSQKIKKANQLLKVKSPEQEQPSSQQQKLRHKDLAAILEEKKQGGPAIGARIAEYSQLYDQIVFRETSPKMQKDTWATPQKPSALRYSSPVSISPSHSQLASERLRAEDWLLHSTYSNGELADFSPWPEVQDLKSKSSPVESGTKSNPRPLPSACSVPSLQISTHLHVPAQRWSAIISQPNKENLHQDHIYNSLGRKANHTKSQAYSRSQSSSSIVVNRSEEPITYLNEMDKKQLYSNRNFISDSQESVPSAASGFTVCDVKKQFPENCSEMILQDSQKVLRVNKNSPLNAQIATQNYFSNFKDTEGGEEDDDDDYVEIKSEDEGSDLETSQNQTKKSDPKINNVDSASSETLCSKSMSCTPAKPVNSKLALTPYLTAYNDSDKLNDYLWRVPSPNQQNIVQSLREKFQCLSSSSFA
- the PLEKHG1 gene encoding pleckstrin homology domain-containing family G member 1 isoform X4, translated to MELSDSDRPVSFSSTSSSVSSRDSHCSFGSRMTLVSNSHLGLFNQDKEAGAIKLELIPARQFSSNELQRYNPTEQQNTKESPEKRPNMPRKAESKGTNKNCAMSLVTEPTSPKLLYVDRVVQEILETERTYVQDLKSIVKDYLDCITDQSKLSLGTEERSALFGNIQDIYHFNSELLQDLKNCENDPVAIAECFVSKSEDFHIYTQYCTNYPRSVAVLTECMRNKTLAKFFRERQEALQHSLPLGSYLLKPVQRILKYHLLLHEIENHLDKDTEGYDVVLDAIDTMQRVAWHINDMKRKHEHAIRLQEIQSLLTNWKGPDLTSYGELVLEGTFRIQRAKNERTLFLFDKLLLITKKREEMFTYKAHILCGNLMLVEVIPKEPLSFSVFHYKNPKMQHTVQAKSQQDKRLWILHLKRLILENHPAKIPAKAKQAILEMDAIHHPGFHYTPEGEMKASYNSKEGLTPRRVRRKSEPSSRVHKVMKPSEISPEMHKRSSIEGALLSQAAKLGSSEALLSSRKKGSLNLSGLVNEFQGSIEPAYSSDQDENLHPRATEQIDADDEEECEQGTQQNSQQKPKGGRKRLNSQAAENVEKRRSVNLNKCEMQSSKDPSDEESTQLNTDLSFSCSARQPSRQFSTPQNNSLIMDILGGTTTERNIWTDHQIRQALFPSRRPPQENEDDDDDYQMFVPSVSTSNSSSIVCEERGASGRPCSWHVGLINQNEISGSSRHRIVRRASSAGESNSCRNNARRRVNDFVQHGSQREVKSSSGTDVGNISPYPESSEELTIDDIEHVYDNISYEDLKLMGLTRREESGHSSQRSTRDTLYKSQNKSSLVEAASEKRQANQNRTSILASKDEILLRREAPTLSSHELRIVEENIYDTIVLPEPPLLNFKCNRLKCSKRRSFLGLETDFACCDNLRQFVSEESLQFSEDESPYHHVPLDNDYLSLVDSSSNSDSLSHKSAADKLSEEVDEIWNDLENYIKKNEEKTRDHVLAAFPVCKDDMQERLHVGSTPELSKDVEYSLSTLSLPETPVFRKTLKHRVARLSEASLRFDEATSSKDNSFLSLNRSSFSSELPFIDSPYESANSILSNAHTESADNEMDIVDKTKNRVFMMARQYSQKIKKANQLLKVKSPEQEQPSSQQQKLRHKDLAAILEEKKQGGPAIGARIAEYSQLYDQIVFRETSPKMQKDTWATPQKPSALRYSSPVSISPSHSQLASERLRAEDWLLHSTYSNGELADFSPWPEVQDLKSKSSPVESGTKSNPRPLPSACSVPSLQISTHLHVPAQRWSAIISQPNKENLHQDHIYNSLGRKANHTKSQAYSRSQSSSSIVVNRSEEPITYLNEMDKKQLYSNRNFISDSQESVPSAASGFTVCDVKKQFPENCSEMILQDSQKVLRVNKNSPLNAQIATQNYFSNFKDTEGGEEDDDDDYVEIKSEDEGSDLETSQNQTKKSDPKINNVDSASSETLCSKSMSCTPAKPVNSKLALTPYLTAYNDSDKLNDYLWRVPSPNQQNIVQSLREKFQCLSSSSFA
- the PLEKHG1 gene encoding pleckstrin homology domain-containing family G member 1 isoform X1, with the translated sequence MAGNPDQQRGFTKLVSAEMPDKTPGGSEAIPRNEDDYHLPLDVLPAVTEGPGPRSTKEDVCRGNRPSRYCGINTMELSDSDRPVSFSSTSSSVSSRDSHCSFGSRMTLVSNSHLGLFNQDKEAGAIKLELIPARQFSSNELQRYNPTEQQNTKESPEKRPNMPRKAESKGTNKNCAMSLVTEPTSPKLLYVDRVVQEILETERTYVQDLKSIVKDYLDCITDQSKLSLGTEERSALFGNIQDIYHFNSELLQDLKNCENDPVAIAECFVSKSEDFHIYTQYCTNYPRSVAVLTECMRNKTLAKFFRERQEALQHSLPLGSYLLKPVQRILKYHLLLHEIENHLDKDTEGYDVVLDAIDTMQRVAWHINDMKRKHEHAIRLQEIQSLLTNWKGPDLTSYGELVLEGTFRIQRAKNERTLFLFDKLLLITKKREEMFTYKAHILCGNLMLVEVIPKEPLSFSVFHYKNPKMQHTVQAKSQQDKRLWILHLKRLILENHPAKIPAKAKQAILEMDAIHHPGFHYTPEGEMKASYNSKEGLTPRRVRRKSEPSSRVHKVMKPSEISPEMHKRSSIEGALLSQAAKLGSSEALLSSRKKGSLNLSGLVNEFQGSIEPAYSSDQDENLHPRATEQIDADDEEECEQGTQQNSQQKPKGGRKRLNSQAAENVEKRRSVNLNKCEMQSSKDPSDEESTQLNTDLSFSCSARQPSRQFSTPQNNSLIMDILGGTTTERNIWTDHQIRQALFPSRRPPQENEDDDDDYQMFVPSVSTSNSSSIVCEERGASGRPCSWHVGLINQNEISGSSRHRIVRRASSAGESNSCRNNARRRVNDFVQHGSQREVKSSSGTDVGNISPYPESSEELTIDDIEHVYDNISYEDLKLMGLTRREESGHSSQRSTRDTLYKSQNKSSLVEAASEKRQANQNRTSILASKDEILLRREAPTLSSHELRIVEENIYDTIVLPEPPLLNFKCNRLKCSKRRSFLGLETDFACCDNLRQFVSEESLQFSEDESPYHHVPLDNDYLSLVDSSSNSDSLSHKSAADKLSEEVDEIWNDLENYIKKNEEKTRDHVLAAFPVCKDDMQERLHVGSTPELSKDVEYSLSTLSLPETPVFRKTLKHRVARLSEASLRFDEATSSKDNSFLSLNRSSFSSELPFIDSPYESANSILSNAHTESADNEMDIVDKTKNRVFMMARQYSQKIKKANQLLKVKSPEQEQPSSQQQKLRHKDLAAILEEKKQGGPAIGARIAEYSQLYDQIVFRETSPKMQKDTWATPQKPSALRYSSPVSISPSHSQLASERLRAEDWLLHSTYSNGELADFSPWPEVQDLKSKSSPVESGTKSNPRPLPSACSVPSLQISTHLHVPAQRWSAIISQPNKENLHQDHIYNSLGRKANHTKSQAYSRSQSSSSIVVNRSEEPITYLNEMDKKQLYSNRNFISDSQESVPSAASGFTVCDVKKQFPENCSEMILQDSQKVLRVNKNSPLNAQIATQNYFSNFKDTEGGEEDDDDDYVEIKSEDEGSDLETSQNQTKKSDPKINNVDSASSETLCSKSMSCTPAKPVNSKLALTPYLTAYNDSDKLNDYLWRVPSPNQQNIVQSLREKFQCLSSSSFA